From the genome of Longispora fulva:
GAGGACAGCGACGTGCCCGACAGCATCTGGCTGCGGCCCGAGCGTGCGGTACGCGGGCCGGTGCCGGAACACAGCCGCGAGGAGATCGCCGGGATCGGCATCGGCATCGCCGACGCGCGCGGTCTGCCCGCTGTCACCATGCGGGCTGTCGCCGGCGCGCTCGGCTCCGGCCCGGCCTCGCTGTACCGGTACGTCGTCTCCCGCGACGAGCTGCTCGAACTCATGGTCAACGAGGTGCACGGCGAGCTGGACTACTCGCGGCTCGGTTCCGGCGACTGGCTCGCCGACCTGCTGGTGCTCGCGCACGAGAGCCGCGCCGGGTACCTGCGCCACCCGTGGATGATCGAGCTGGCCGCGAGCCGGATGGCGGTGGGTCCGCACGCCATGGACTATCTCGAACACGCCCTGGCCGCGATGTCGACCCTGAAGGTGGACGCCGTCACCCAGTTGGAGACGGTCGGGCTGCTCGGCGGGTTGGTGCTCATGTTGACCCGCGCGGAGTTGGGCGACCAGCAGTCGCCGGAGGTCCAGCACGCCCGGGCGGCCTATGTGGGCGCGGTCGCCGCCGAGGGGCGGCATCCGCACCTCGCGGCGGTGGTCGTCGCTGCGGCGTCCGGACCGGTCGCGCCGGCCGAGCCGCTCTTCGACCGGGTGATCACCCGCATGTTGACGGGGTTGCTCCGCGCGGAGGGCTAGGGTCGCGGTCATCGGCCTCGCGGTCACCGCCCGCCTGGTCAGCGGCAGTCCTGGAACGGCGGCGCGACACCGTTCGCCGCAGCCGGCGAGCATCCCGACGGGCGTTCGTGGGGCGCGATCCACGGACCTGACTCGCCGCAGACGTCGACGGCGAGCGATAACTCCTTTGCGGACGGTGCGCGATCTGACGTAACCTCGCTACTGCGAACGTTGATCGCAGCAAACGGGGGTTCTTCGACGAGCGAACCGGGGCGATCATCCGCGAGAACGGGAGACG
Proteins encoded in this window:
- a CDS encoding TetR/AcrR family transcriptional regulator, with translation MFAKEDSDVPDSIWLRPERAVRGPVPEHSREEIAGIGIGIADARGLPAVTMRAVAGALGSGPASLYRYVVSRDELLELMVNEVHGELDYSRLGSGDWLADLLVLAHESRAGYLRHPWMIELAASRMAVGPHAMDYLEHALAAMSTLKVDAVTQLETVGLLGGLVLMLTRAELGDQQSPEVQHARAAYVGAVAAEGRHPHLAAVVVAAASGPVAPAEPLFDRVITRMLTGLLRAEG